A window of Daphnia carinata strain CSIRO-1 chromosome 5, CSIRO_AGI_Dcar_HiC_V3, whole genome shotgun sequence genomic DNA:
CTCGATGAGGTCGTAGATGGCATAGATGGAAGGGTGGACACTCTCAAATCGCTGAATCTCCTGCCGGATGGCCAGAGAGTTGTTCCAGTAGGGTTGGACCTGGGTGAGAGGCCGATTGATGCTCATTTTCGTCAAAGTGGTTTCTTTGGACATAAATGTTTTTAGATGTTGTCAACAACCGGGAACATGTTTTTTCAGATGCAGAGACTCATGTCTGAAATCACCAAATGGTAGAATCTTCTTTTAATGTAGTTATCTGGTAAAACACTGCAAACAGTCTGACGAAAAATCAATCGCTACAAAGTACGATCCTTTAAACGTGCCAAAGCACAGGCTGAAAATAAGTTGCCCCAACACAAGCAGTTAGCTGGCAAGCACCCAAATGCTATACAATTGACGTTGCAAAATCTGGCTGAGACTTTAGAGTTTGTGTTTTGACTTGATATTACAAGAAATTACAtcaaaacagagaaaaagaaacaaacatcGCACGGCTTCGCACCTGCTTGCTGGTAGTAGGAGCTTTTCTGTTGACAAGAACGAAGACGCCACCATTCACTCCGCGCAGTCTACAGCCTAGTCCGCAGTGGCGCCAAATACAAAAGTGGCAGGAAAAGGGGCGCGCGAACTGACGAGTGACGACAAAGATGCCCATATATTGCCgcgcatatatatatatttttttgtttttcacctgGATTTTGTTCTGAAACGCTTCAAGTCCCGCATGTTTTAACCACGACAAAGTAAATTTCgaatgaaatgaataaaatccAGTTTTGCcatttatccttttttttccaatcttattctttttatttgttttaaacagtTATTATAAGTGAAAACACTGATGATAAAAATCAACTGACGAGAACAGCGACGCGCAAAATGTCCATTACAAGTCAAGATACATGACTTGCGAGGCGGTCATACTCCCACAGAAACTTAAAACCGCGGCCGAAACAATGACGGCTGTCGTGCTGCCGGCGGCTGAAATGATGGAACCCATTGATGACGAAAGGATGAACTGAGCTAGAAAGACCATTGAAGACACAAGCGCGACATCCGTACCAAGACCTCGGACGCTTGTCGAACACTGACGAGTTCCGCTGGCATCCTCGGCAAACTTTAGcgaagaagaacaagataaaaaaacaaacaaaaaaaagatgcaacaaagccaattaatttttttcccagttGCACTCAAAGTTGTTTCGCGAGAAGAAGTAGGTCAACTTAAAAGGTGAACTCAGCTTATCTATCTACATTACGTCACAGCAAATTGGTCTTTTCCACTCATCTTCGCTGCTCGTAAGTGAACTTGAAAGGATTGAAAATTCAATCTTGTTTTGAGTTTACGTGACGTTCGAACATTGTCTGAGGCTTATCGATTCCTTCGGAATGCATGCCCTTATACAGTCTCTTTTAGTCGAACAATTTCTCTCTTATCTTTTTGGACACGTCAACGTTTTGAATAAAAACCTGAAACGAACTGAACGGAACGAGgataggaataaaaaaaatatatatatatatatgggcGTCATGCTGTTATAAATACCACTTGGGACGCGTGGTAATGGGCCACAAGCAAGTAGGGCATCGTGAACAGAGTTGAGTACATCACGCCGGCAGTCCACGAGAAAATGATAACACCAGCCGGACTTCGGGTCAGAGCCATCAGAATcatacctgttttttttttcgtaacgtTTACAGGGTTAGTGTCAGATGCCAAGTCGATGATTGACGTGGCACAATGTCAAAATCAAATACCGAACGTGTAGACTAGCTGGCCGCCCATGTAAACCTGACGCGCCCTGTTTGAATCCAATGGTGAGGACGGACACATCGAACGTGtaaaaacaatatttctttTACCGAAACCGCTTGACGAGTCGTTCAATGATGAATGAATAGCAGGAGCAAGATAAGGAGTACATGGCCATTCCCCAGCATGCGAAACGGACGCCTTCTTCGTAAATTTCCCGTTCGGGACTTCCCACCGGAGCCTGATGTTTACGATGATGTATGTgtgggaatttaaaaaaaaaaatgtttctttttcagattATTGACCACAATATGAAGTGACATTAGCCAAGCGTGTACGACCTTGGGATTGCCACCGAAGACAGCTTCGCCAACGAAATCAGTGAAGTAGAGTGAATAACAAACGAGCGACATCCAACAGAACAGGTTCGTCAAGCAAAGAATCCTCATCGATTTGGGCATGTAAATGATTGATGTCACGTATTCACGTAGACTGATCTCCCCTCCGTGGGGTAATGGTTGAGTTTCTAGTTGATTGATCTCAGCAGGGTCCTGAAATTCATTCTAAAACCGATGccaaagttttgaaaaatcgccatttcgtaaaaagaaaagctgtaaaaataaaatggcgtAATAAATCTACCTGGTTATTAGGATGTTCGGTGAAGGAAGACTCTTGGAATCCGGGATTATCAACACCCATGTGATTGGGCTGGTACGGATAATTCTCTTCCATGGTGCCATATGTCTTGGAAGCTTCGAGATCCTCTTCGAACTTGCCATACTTTTCGCCATCAAGCATTCGACGCTCCTGTTTTTATTAGGACATTCAATCACCCATGTATAGTAAAGGTTAATCCGAATCTCCATTGTGCTTGCGTATAAACTCACGTTGATCGATTCGACATTGGAAGAATCGGAGAGGACGTTGAGCGGGATCTCGCTGAAGCTATACAATGTGACGATGACGCAAGCGATGAATATGAATGTCACCAATGTAAACACGGCTCTGACGTGTCCACCCAGCATGACTCCTGTACAGGGAAATCGTATACTAGTTTATCGGTTTTTTGGAACTCTACATAACAAGATGGAaggtcttcctttttttttttcaaaaatgacaTTGCATTCCAAGGAAAATAAACTAGCGTGTAACACGAACCAACAGCAGCCAAATATAGGCTTCAATACATTGAACACAACTTGGAGTTGAGAAATAAAATTGTCaacatatacatatatacgtAGATTATAAGAACTGTGTGGACATTCGAAGGAAAACGGAATTCCAACACTCTGCACTGGAATGGCCagaattttctgttttatttcgtgTCGTAACAACAGTCACGCAAGCTCTTAAATACGTTCGTCGTAGAAAATGTGTTTCTAGaactctccttttttttctcctctttaaTTCAACTCTTTTAAACGTTATCTCGTTTAACTGATCTCTCTTTCTGAGAAAAGGGCTAATTATAAGAGCTTACCGATAAACGTATTGTCCCAATTAATTCCACCCATCGCGTAGCCTAATGATCCTCCAAGTCCGGCCATGATTGTAAAAGTGCTGAGACCCAGGGCGTGATCCTCTAtcaaaagacacacacaaaaaaatatatagggTAATTACACATAGATACGAAGCAACAAGCGTTTTTAATCAAATCGTCTGCATCTGGCGGGGCGGAGCAGTGATGAATGATGATGGCCGGGGACCCCAACCTGGAATGCAGACGTCGAGAAGATAAGCCCGCGAAGGGCTTTGGCAAGCATCAGCATCAAAGTCAAGAAGAACAGTGCCCAAAACGGTCAGGAAGATGCCCCACGGATGCGAAGATGTGTCCACTACTTCATTGATGACATCGGCCTCGTCGGGAACGGCAGTCGTGTTAACATTGGTGCTTATCTTCTCGAAAAATTCTTCTTCGGGATAGACATCGCCCATTAACTGGCCAAAATATTTGCCGTTGGGGACCAGCAGCAAACCTATTGCAGAAAATTAAAGGAGACATAAAAATGGATATGCCCTTTATGTTAGACCAGATGGGTTTTACACCATCGTTCGGCTATATACTATATATAGGTACAGGATGTGATGCAACCCGGATACGACCCATTATTATCATCAGACGAGGTTAAAATACGCTGCTGCTTCAAACTATCGTTCGTAGCCTCACATCTTTTTGGGGGAGTCGAAGTTTATACACTTCTAAGGAGCCATGTTGCGCAGCTGCGATGACGGATATAAGCGTTTTTCGGGTTCTTTTGTCACACGCAATACATCCTTGGCCCCGTCTACCCTTACACACAACTTTTGTGCAACCTACAGGAGGGTTGGATGGATGTAGTCCCCGTGTTTGTGACGTGAGATGCCCCACATCACACAGTTTTCTCCTCACCTTTTTCTTGCTTCTTAACAGCCTATAGGGGACTGAAGGCTCTTTACTTTATTTTCaggacgttaaaaaaaaattttttttttgaaggaaaagaaaaaaaaaatgactacCCTAGTGCATTGTTGCATCAATTACAGCttgaaaattgttatttccaTAATAATTCTACACACAGCCGCTCTTAACTgctgtacaaacaattttttttcttcttccccttttaTGTTGCTTCTGTGaaatcagcaacaacaacaaaaaatgggaagtCTGGGACTTGTGTACAACAATAGTCACTTTATtggctcaatttttttttcttcttcctaaATCCCTTCTATTATTACTTGTATGCGTTGTAATCGAAAGACTTTCTGTCAAAGCTATTAGTTACACGTTGgaaaatcttttcaaaattcaaaaaaaaaaaaggtagctTTCGAGTGATTGACACGATGAAAACAACCCTCCCAATTTTCTACCGGTCGCAGAGgcagattaaaaaaaaaaaaaaatctcagcTGAGATGGTAAAACGTAATCCAAacagaaagataaaaaaatttcatttaacgTGTTCCCAAAATGCAAGATCAATTTCACTGACCTAATATGATGCCGATGGATAGGAGAATGATAAAAGGCCGTCTGCGTCCCAGTCGGGATTTGCATCGATCGCTGAAGGAGCCAAGTAGCGGCGTGAGGAAGAAGCCGATCATGGGACTTAGGCACCAGATGAGCGTCATGTTGCGATGCTGGATGCCGATGCCGAGCAGCGTCGGCGAAACGAAGGCCGTTTCGGCCGCATAGGCGAATTCGATGCCCATAACGGCCGCTGAAACGCGCACCAATTCCGCTCTCGATTTCCTCCTGCAAATgggaaaataaattataaacaaaaattaaatttcgtttttcttttccacagAAATTTCTAAGAAATGGAACTAGCCCTTATCTTCTATTCAGTGGAGACTATGAGGTCGGGCTGAAGaatgggacaaaaaaaaaaaacttctgtTACCACAGTTTACTATGGTGGGCCTATATTTATTGTCATGGAACAGATCAGACACGGTCGTGAAATATAAAGAGTGGGGTTGCTATTCAAATGGAAATCGAGCTGTATGAGCAAAAGAAGGGGAGAAACGTGAAAAAGGCTGCCGCCTGGTGGTTGGTACTGGCGCGATGGCTCAGCAATTCAATTTGATCTAAAGTTCCCCCGTGTCTTTCGCAAAAGAATATAAACAACCTATAGTAATCTTAAGTGTACGGACCTATTTATAGGCTACCGATGACCTAATAGAAAAtattggacaaaaaaaaaatgcgtataATAAAATGGAAGCTGAACAACATACGAGAGAGAAAATGGATCGGGCTGGGTCCAGCATTCAGAACAGTCTGGCGCGCACTCTTCATTGATCTTTTGATATCAAAAGGTTTCCATCATTTTGATAGTGTGCCTTACGGTGGTTCCATTtcactttctattttttcagCCACTATCGATTCAATTTTTAGGgtcttttcaaaagaaattcaagttTATTTCTTGGTCATTAAACTTCAACAACAGACCCCACCACCACTgggcttaaagaaaaaaaagctctcAAAAGCGGATCTATTGGTGTTTGTATACAGCGCTAATTACAAGCCAgccaccgttttttttttcttaatggttttttctttctctcgtgGTTCGGGTCTAAAAACGCAACACACTTCACCGCATTCGCTAATCGTTTCCTATTCTAACACCACAATCACACATTAGACGAAAGGAAAACTGGGTTTTTCACACATTACGTTAACAGATATAAAGGGAATTATCCGTTCATTGAAAACTATCAATCGCCTTGATGGGGTGCGATGTAAATTTATTCAATTTCCATCTTGAAATCGAAAATTTCAAGACATCGAAATAAAGAATAGaggggtaaaaataaaaatctaaacaaaaaaccagCTGCTTTCTCGACCATCAGTACGGTCCCCCTAATTGGATTAGTGAAGACTCCCCATGTTTCTGTATGACACCGGTCGTTGCGTTGATGGGGTACAAAATACATGTATACGTGCTTGCACCATTGgtgataaaaaagaaaaagggctttcaaacatttttttcaataatacTGTAGAACATCTAAGCCGCTACAAGGGCGATGACTATCTTACTAATTGGATTAAGttgcatcgttttttttttatgcgggcattttgtttgtattgcctctttttctttctcgtaaAGTTCTGCACAACATTTCGtcacatacaaaaaagaacgaacggctttttttttcaaccacacaaaaaaattttgttttaggtTTTAATATTACTTTAAACTGATGCCATTTAAGTGATTACCTGTAGACGTGAGAATAGTCCCCCTCGTTGCCTTTATTCAAACTGCTGATGGCTTTCTCCTTTAGACCAGTGATTTTCTCTGACGTCCGTGACTTGATTCCATGCAGACCTCCTCCCTGCGAGGACAGATTTTCCTGGAACGCATGCCAGACGTCTACCGCCCGACCTTTGAGCAGATGAAAATTTCCAGTATAGCTGGCTAAACGTTCAGCCATAATTTACAGAGGGCTAGTCGATGTCGCAACAACCACAGTTTTAAACGCAATCTCCcctaaaaaaatacaacaatagTAGAAACGCATGCAATAACGAAAAATCCCGCCTGGAacacggtaaaaaaaaacacccaaaTTCTTCCTCCCTTCGCGGTTGTTGCACGCGTTTTTCCCGGTGTGCGTCAAGGAGAAGACTCTTTCCGTCGAGCTAgcgaaaaaggagaaataaaaGTGTGTCCCTAAAAGATCCTAAAAGTCAAACCGGTGGTGTTTGTATAGAACGGCCGGGCGCACGCGTGAGACATCGCAATATctagagagagaaagaagccCCAGCGAAGACACGAAAGaccaaaataaaagagaatgAATTTTATCATATAAAAAGCCAgtatgtacaaaaaaaaagaaatcctgaAATCCTTCTAGAATAACTACATTAatatcccccttttttcttttctggaaCGGGACACGAAAATAAGCTCCCGTGGGTGCGTGAAACTTATGTGTCTAGAATCGACAATATCCATAAGATGCCAGCTTGCGCTAATGAGTCCCCCTATATAGTTTGGGGTTTCTGTCAAAACGCAAAGTTATCAATCTTCATGCTCATTTGTGCAGCGATATCGAACAAGAAATATCATCCATATTTGCCGAAACGATAATGATCCTTTACATCAATAACGAGCACCGGTTTTGTGATTGACGGGCACACAGCTCGCAGATCTGCGAGATACACAAAGTACCGTTTATTAACGTCAGCTTATTGttttacaaaaatttcaattaaatcctgcgttttaaaaaaaactgcgtGTTTAGAAAGTTTGAAGTTTGAGTGAAAAGAAAGTTTATAGAATGAAAACAGGGATCTGTGTTGAAATGTAAACTAAAGGCCTGCGTGGAATGAGGAATAAACAACAGCGTTACAATGGTCCACATGAGCAACGGAGCGGAATAGATCATTTGTAATAAAGAGCGGAAATGGCGACGAGGGGACATTCATACGAAAGAgtcgcaagaaaaaaaaaaagaaaagggaagctTGTATAAACGGGTGTAACGTCTGGTTCAGGACTGATAAACTGCTGTTACatacaaagagagaaaaaaaaaatggctgtaTATTTGGTGCGCACCGACTGTTAGCTACAAGATAAAACGCCCCTTCCGACATCTATAAAGAACCCGACGACAATTTTCGATCAATTTCTTACTTTCTCGTATATATTACATTCGGTTATATATAGGCCTATATATTAAGGGACATGGTGGTGTTAAATTGAATGCAATTGTCGATTGGCGGCAGCGGTGCTGTGTTTCTATGGCTCCTGTGACGGAGTGTCGCTCCTGTGGGAGTCGATAGCGGCCGCGCAAAGATGAGGATCGAATCgcctttgctgttgttggctCGTCGTTTTATTCCACGACTGGAACGGGCTGTTACTCACAACCGCCGGATGAAGATGGTGTTGTATTGTTTGGTGCTGTTGCGTTGACGACGTCCAATCTACCGTCCACAATGGCGGGACGGACGTGTTGATCAATGACCTGCTGCTGCTCGAGTCGATAGGAGAAGAAACGGCCGCATTCAGTTTGAATCTGGCCgtcatttgtttcttccatttcgtTCGCCGATTCTGGAACCACGTCTTGATCTGGACTTCGGTCAGCGACAGATTTTTCGACAATTCCATCCGCTTGTTGACGCTTAAATATTTGTCCACCTGGTTACGTTATTCAAATGGACACACACATGAAATAACAAAAGCTTCATGATTATTCACGTTCTTCGTGAAACCACTGCCATCTACAGTGTTTGTTGCTCATTACGTTTACAAAACtagagaaaaagggggagcCATTTGAATCTCACCTTAAATTCAGATTCGAGTTGTTCCAACTGTTTGACACTGTAGGCTTGTCTTGGTTTCCGGTCGGTTCCTGGCCGTCGATGTCTCCGACCGACAGGTTTCGGCGCTatttaaaacataattttttaattcgcGTCATAAGTCattcacgaaaaagaaaaatcacctTGGAGAGTGAAGAAAGGTGGCCGTATCGTTTGACTGAACCATCCCCTGTTGAAAAACGGTGGGCAGCCATAACTGGTATGTAGCCAGGAAGTAGCAGCTATATTTTCGGAATCCAAGAAATTAACAGACGAATTCGTTTCGTCGATATCGATGTTGCGCCGGAATAGATttccttcatcttcttcgcaACTGCTGCTATTGCAACTGGCTGATAAGTCCGCTTCTTTATCCGGCggtctttttatttcttccagCGACGATGGACCGTTTTTCAACCGGTCAACACCGAGGATCCACTCGATGGAGAAATCTTTGCTATGATTTGGCTTCCGCTCCGTCATGGCACGCGTTCAGCGACGTGTCTTGCGACAAACTGGCGGACGTTGAACGAATGTTTGCGACCAAATCAGCCAGTTCACCTGGTTCTCTTTTGGTAGGCGATTCTCAATACCTCGAGAAAATAACACAgacgaataaaaacaagcaaCAAATAATCTGTGGCAAactcttccgttttcttttttccggttCCACGTAGGAGAGAGTGCGCCGAGAGACAGGCGCAGAGTGAATCACGGAGTCGGCGGGCATCTTGTATGCAGCATAAATTGCACCCTGGTAACGGTGCGTTATATTTGATCACGTTGTTCACACCTTTATGGTCGAGGACGGGTTGCGATATGACAAACGGGGGTGTTTACCCAAAGAATCTCGGACGACAACGCTAAGTGGTACTTCATAGTGCACGGTGGAGCAGCTTGCGGAGCCCTACAGTTTTGATTCACGGGCAAACATTAGCCTGTAAGCGAGAGATCTCATGTGGGTTCACGCGTTACATAAGTTTGAAATAGTGGTGCTATTATTGCGTGGCGTTATCTTCATCTGGGAGGGTTCTGCTGTATAATCACTTTGCGCAGTCTTgccaacattttattttctctgtCATGACGAACGTTTATGGGCTACCGCTGTGGGAAACGGTTTAGATCATCTCGGACAGCGGATTTACGATGGCCAATTAGCGTTGGGGACTTTCCATCACGGGCTTGTCATACCTGTGTATTTGTCTGTGTAATATAAACAGTTAAACTCCATGTGAAGGCGTTAATTATCGGACGCCATTGGCCAGCTTTTGAAATTCCTCCCAAAAAAGGATACGTTAAACATATACTGACAAATGTCATCGATGAACGTTTGTTCCACCAATTATTGGAAATCTTGAAAAGAGGGACTTTCCTTGTCCCACTTTTTGGAAACGATTCTGCATTGTACAATTTGCAGCTGTAGCCATTTTTAAGGGTACAAAGGGATGTCCATTTAACACCAGCCGTACGGGTTACTGGTTAAGTGTCCTCAGTACTTTGACAAAGTAAAAATACAGTACATTTTCTTGTAATGACCAGACGTTGCTAGCATGAAATTCAAGGACTACCATTACTTGTGTTCATGCATTTCAGATTGTTTGAAAAATGCCCAAATGATCGAAATGGATGCACGCATTCGCCCGGAGGTAGTAGCAGATAgcatatacgtgtattcaacaaCTCGGTAGGGGGTAAAGAGGGTTTGGAGGGATATTTATACTTCTCTGGATATTGTTGTGGATGCAAAATGGAGCGGCAATAAAGCACTGATCGCACTATATACACTCGATGTATAGGCCTATTTTGTACAAGGATATGAAGCTTCATAAACGGTGACGCTCATCCATCTTTCTCTCGGTCCAGTTGCCATAGAACATCACAGTACATATAAATATAACAGAGGGTACATTTGTATACATGTGAATGAGTCTCGCACATATTTTCCATGTGCCAGCCACTTGAAAGTTCCATCAGCCGTTTCATTGATTCGATTCCCTCAGCGAAA
This region includes:
- the LOC130695812 gene encoding homeobox protein ceh-19-like; amino-acid sequence: MTERKPNHSKDFSIEWILGVDRLKNGPSSLEEIKRPPDKEADLSASCNSSSCEEDEGNLFRRNIDIDETNSSVNFLDSENIAATSWLHTSYGCPPFFNRGWFSQTIRPPFFTLQAPKPVGRRHRRPGTDRKPRQAYSVKQLEQLESEFKVDKYLSVNKRMELSKNLSLTEVQIKTWFQNRRTKWKKQMTARFKLNAAVSSPIDSSSSRSLINTSVPPLWTVDWTSSTQQHQTIQHHLHPAVVSNSPFQSWNKTTSQQQQRRFDPHLCAAAIDSHRSDTPSQEP
- the LOC130696755 gene encoding proton-associated sugar transporter A-like, with product MAERLASYTGNFHLLKGRAVDVWHAFQENLSSQGGGLHGIKSRTSEKITGLKEKAISSLNKGNEGDYSHVYRRKSRAELVRVSAAVMGIEFAYAAETAFVSPTLLGIGIQHRNMTLIWCLSPMIGFFLTPLLGSFSDRCKSRLGRRRPFIILLSIGIILGLLLVPNGKYFGQLMGDVYPEEEFFEKISTNVNTTAVPDEADVINEVVDTSSHPWGIFLTVLGTVLLDFDADACQSPSRAYLLDVCIPEDHALGLSTFTIMAGLGGSLGYAMGGINWDNTFIGVMLGGHVRAVFTLVTFIFIACVIVTLYSFSEIPLNVLSDSSNVESINERRMLDGEKYGKFEEDLEASKTYGTMEENYPYQPNHMGVDNPGFQESSFTEHPNNQNEFQDPAEINQLETQPLPHGGEISLREYVTSIIYMPKSMRILCLTNLFCWMSLVCYSLYFTDFVGEAVFGGNPKAPVGSPEREIYEEGVRFACWGMAMYSLSCSCYSFIIERLVKRFRARQVYMGGQLVYTFGMILMALTRSPAGVIIFSWTAGVMYSTLFTMPYLLVAHYHASQVFAEDASGTRQCSTSVRGLGTDVALVSSMVFLAQFILSSSMGSIISAAGSTTAVIVSAAVLSFCGSMTASQVMYLDL